A stretch of Brassica napus cultivar Da-Ae chromosome C6, Da-Ae, whole genome shotgun sequence DNA encodes these proteins:
- the LOC125589051 gene encoding uncharacterized protein LOC125589051, which yields MKTAHTNKHTGEIDDGVVRDVLSLIETQKEDEETRLSQLQTDLDATSTASTNLSRIRINEIVESSVPKKKGRLVGLGRRARSVPPSAPQPYVDPEVLMDPLKDKDDRIAALEQKMADQEAGWEATRKQNEQMMEMMKRMYPNEPFP from the exons ATGAAGACGGCGCATACCAACAAGCACACCGGGGagattgatgatggtgttgTGAGGGATGTGCTCAGCCTGATCGAAACTCAGAAGGAAGACGAAGAGACCCGCctatctcagcttcaaaccgacctGGACGccacttcgacggcttcgaccaacttgtcccggattcgaatcaacgaaatcgttgaatcg tcggttccaaagaagaagggacgtttggtcggtttgggtcgtcgagcCCGGTCAGTTCCTCCTTCTGCACCACAGccctatgttgatccagaagtgctTATGGACccgttgaaggacaaagatgaccgCATAGCTGCGTTGGAGCAAAAGATGGCGGATCAAGAGGCGGGATGGGAGGCAACGAGGAAGCAGaacgagcaaatgatggagatgatgaagaggatgtacccgaacgagccGTTCCcatag